Genomic segment of Steroidobacter denitrificans:
GAGAAGCGCTTCGCGGCACCACTCCTGCTGTCCAGTATCGTGCTGTTCTATGCCGGCGCCGCATTCGCTTATTTCATCGTGTTCCCGTTGATGTTCGCGTTCCTGACCACTACCGTGCCGATCGGCGTGCAGGTCATGACCGACATGACGAACTATCTCGATTTTGTACTGTTGCTATTTTTCGCTTTCGGGATCGCATTCGAGATCCCGATCGCAACTGTCCTGCTGGCCGCCACTGGACTGGTGCGCGTGGAAGCCATGGCCAAGCATCGTGGCTATGTCATCCTGGGTATTTTCATCGTGGCTGCATTTTTGACGCCGCCGGATGCCATTTCACAAAGCTTTATGGCCGTCCCGATGTATCTGCTATATGAAGTCGGCATCGTCATGTCGCGGCTACTGCTGAAAGACAAACTAGCCCGGCAGCGCAGCGAACGACAGGACGCCGGCAGCAGCTGATTCTGCCAGCTAGGACGGCCAGGGAGCAGGGCGTTATACGGTTCATGTGCACCGAAAAAGCAATATCTGCTGCTTGCCCCATGCCAGGCGTTTCAGACAGACTCGAGTCCTCGTAACACGCCTGCCATCCATTCGAAGAACGGCAGGCCACTCGCGCCGTCCGCCTGGACAGGAATGCAGCATGGAGCGTCGATACGCATGACTCATAGTACTAACCCGGGCACGAATCAGGACGTCGACGGCGAAGCAGCCATGCATGCCGCATCAGGGTACGCCGCATCGGGCCCGCAATTCCTGGGACACCCCCGCGGATTGGCCACGCTGTTTTTCACGGAGATGTGGGAACGCTTCACCTACTACGGGATGCGAGCCCTGCTGGTGCTGTTCCTTGCCGATACCGCCCGAGGCGGCTTCGGCCTGGAGGACAAGATCGCCACGGCGATCTACGGGCTGTATATCTCGGCTTCCTACATCCTGTGCCTGCCCGGCGGATGGATTGCCGACCGGTTGATCGGCGCGCGCCGCGCGGTCTGGCATGGCGGCATCCTGATCGCGATCGGCAACGCATTGCTGGCCATCGGCTCGAGCACGCCGACCTTCTATGGCGGCCTGATGGTCATCGTATGCGGTGTGGGCCTGCTGAAGCCGAATGTCAGCACCATGGTCGCCGACCTGTATCCGGAAGGCGGCGGGCGGCGCGATGCGGGCTTCACGATCTTCTACATGGGCATCAATCTCGGCGCCTTCCTGGGCCCGATCATCACCGGCCTGCTCGCCCAGCACTATGGCTGGCGTCCGGCATTCGCCGCCGGATCGATTCTGATGATCGCAGGGCTCATCCAGTACCGGGCTTTCCAGCATCATCTGGGCGAGGCCGGCCTGCGCATCAGCGACGCGCACGGCACCCACACCGCCGTCGCGACGCGACGCGGCTGGCTGACCGTGGGCGCATTGGCCGCCGGACTGGTACTGGTGTATCTGCTGGTACTCACCGGCGTGGTGAGGATCGATCCGCTGACCTTGGCGCAGACGGCCGGTGTATTGCTGGCAGTCATCGCGATCGGCTACTTCGCCTATATGTTCCTGTTCGCGGGTCTGAACGGTGTGGAACGGAAGCGGATGCTGGTCATCCTGTTTCTGTTTGTCGGCTGCGCCTTGTTCTGGGCGGGTTTCGAGCAAACCGGCGCATCACTCAACCTGTTCGCGGAACGCTATGTGGATCGCACCATCGATGCATTCGATTTCGTGATCCCGACTGCCTGGTTCCAATCCTTGAATGCGGTCTTCATCCTCATCTTCGCCACGCCGTTCTCGATGCTTTGGGTAGCGTTGGCAAAGCGCAACCTGGATCCGTCGGCACCGGCAAAATTCGGCCTGGGACTGGTCCTGCTCGGCCTGGGCTTCCTGTTCATGGTGGCGGCAGCCAGCATCGTCGCCCGCGGCGAACAGGCCATGCCCTACCTGCTGGTGCTGACCTATCTGCTGCATACCTACGGTGAGCTATGCTTGAGTCCGGTGGGCTTGAGCTATGTGACCAAGCTGGCGCCCAGCCGCTTCGTCTCGCAAATGATGGGTGTGTGGTTCCTGGCCACCTCGGTAGGGAATCTTTCCGCCGGGTTGCTCAGCGGCATGTTCGAGACCGACAACCTGGCGGCCATGCCTGCGCAGTTCATGAACTTCGTGTATTTCATCGTCGGCGCCGGCGTACTGCTGCTGTTGTTGAGCAGGCCGGTGAAGAAACTCATGGGCGGTATAAAGTGAGGCAGGTGCAGAATCATTCCGTAAACGCTGCACCCCTACCTCAACTCACCCGCCGCGCGATCGTTCTATCGATCATCCTGGCGATGATCCTGGCTGCTGCGAATACCTATCTCGGTCTATTCGCGGGATTGACGATCGCAACAGCCATACCGGCCGCAGTGGTATCGATGGCCGTGCTGCGTGTGCTGGGCGGCGGCCATATCCTGGAGAACAACATCGTGCAGACGGGCGCATCGGCAGGTTCATCGATCGCCGCCGGTGTGATCTTCACGGTGCCGGCATTGGTGATCCTGGGTTACTGGGACGACTTCAAATATTCCTGGGTACTGGCGATTGCCGGCCTCGGCGGCGTACTGGGTGTATTGTTTTCGGTACCGCTGCGCCGTTCGCTGATCGTCGATCAACAACTTGCCTTCCCGGAAGGCAAAGCGGCAGCAGAAGTGCTCAAGGCCGGCGAACACCCGGAGCAAGGCATCCGTGTGCTGGCAGGCGCAGCGAGCATAGGTGCCCTGGCAAAGCTGATCGCCGCAAGCGGATTGCGATTGGTGCCGGATACCGCCGCACATGCCGGTTTCATCGGCAAGGCGATCGGCTATCTTGGTACGAATCTGTCGCCGGCACTGCTCGGCGTGGGCTATATCGTCGGCCTCAATATCGGCATCGTGGTCGTCGCCGGCGGCATCCTGTCCTGGAATGTCGCGATTCCCGTCTATAGTGCCTTTTTCCTGGACACCGATCCGCTTCTGGCCGCACGCATCGCCGGTAGCGACGCTGAAGGCGCGGCCGGCATGATCTGGAGCGCGCAGATCCGCTATCTCGGTGTCGGGGCAATGCTGATCGGCGGCATCTGGACCCTGATAGCACTGCGCAAATCACTGCTTTCCGGGGTACGCAGCGGTCTGGCAGCGACCCGCGCGGGTGCCATGAAGGCGATTGCACACACCGAACAGGATCTGCCGATGAAGGCCGTGCTGATCGGACTGCTGATCTTCACCTTGCCGCTGGCCCTTCTATACCAAGCGATCGTTGCCGATTTTACAGTCTCGCTGCCGATGACCCTCATCATGATCGTCACGGGCTTCCTGTTCAGCTCCGTCTCCGCCTACATGGCCGGGCTGGTGGGTTCTTCGAATAATCCCGTTTCGGGAATCACGATCGGCACGATCTTGTTTGCTTCGCTGGTGTTGACATTCCTGATGGGACGCGACGCCGCTTTGGGGCCGGTTGCGGCGATCATGATCGGTGCCGTCGTGTGCTGCGCGGCGGCGATCGCCGGTGACAATCTGCAGGATCTCAAGTGCGGCTACCTCGTTGGAGCGACGCCCTGGCGACAACAGCTTATGCTGGCGATCGGCGCCATTTCCTGCGCACTGGTCATGGCACCCGTGCTCAATCTGCTTGCCAAGGCCTACGGCATCGGAGTACCTACTGCATCGCATCCCAATCCGCTGCTGGCACCACAAGCAACCCTGATGGCCTCGGTGGCAAAGGGCTTGTTCGGTGGCGAACTCCCTTGGAACATGATCTGGATCGGCGTAGGCATCGGTGTCGTGATCATTGCCATCGACGAGCTGCAAAAAAAACGCGGCTCGAGTTTCCGAGTGCCGGTACTGGCTGCAGCCGTCGGCATCTATCTGCCGCTGGATCTCACAGTGCCGATTTTCCTGGGTGGTCTGTTCGCGCATTGGGTGGAACGCACTACGGGTACACATCGAGATCCAGACGCTGCTGAAAAAGTGCATCGTAAGGGTGTGCTGTTCTCGGCAGGCCTGATCACCGGCGAAGCGCTCATGGGCATCCTGATCGCAGTGCCGATCGTCACCGCCGGCAGATCGGACATCCTGGCACTACCGGCCGGCCTACAGTTCGGCGAGGTGCCGGGCCTGGCGATTTTTGCGGCGATCGGCTATCTGCTGTATCGCGTCGCGCGTTCCGGAGCATACGAAGCGCTGTGTGAGGGCAGGTGAATGCTCCTTGCAACACCTGCACTTCCGACATCCCTGTCGGTCGCAGGTGAATGCTCCTGCAACACCTGCATTCCCCACAGGGATGTCCGAATCGCTGTTTTAACGACTAGCGCCAGCTGATGATCTCGACTCTGCCACTGTTGCCGATCAGTCCGGAAGCAAGCCAGGAAGTCAGACTGACGATCAGCGAACCGCCGACCGCGGTCCAGAAGCTGCTGATCTGAAAACCGCTCAGCATCCACGCCACCAGGGCGAGCATACCGGCGTTGATGACGATCAGGAACAGACCCAGTGTCACCAGAGTCAGCGGCAAGGTCAGGATCACGGCAACCGGCCGGATCACCGCATTGACGATGCCCAGCAGCAGCGCGGCGGCCAGCAAGGTACCGGGACCATCGAAATTCAGGCCGACGAAGATCTTCGCGGCCAGCCACAGACCCAGCGCCACGATTGCGACACGTAGAAAGAATCCGGTCATGCGCCTGTCCTCGTTGTGTCTGGAATTCGGATCGCGAGCCTGGTGCGTATCTTAACGCGGGTCGACCATGGGCGGGACTTTGATCTGTCCTGAGCCGACGACCGCTGACCCACGAAATCTCGGATTCAGGAAATCCGGGACTCAGGCTCACGAATCGGGCTGCACCCGTGCCCGCTAAAACGCCCGGCTCTGGCGTCCTCGCGATTCCCGGAGCATGGACAGCGCGACCTGCAATTCACGATCGCCCTGTTCAAGGATGGACCGGCCGGCTGCATTGCGGATCGCGATCTCATCGGTGCCAGCCGTAACGCTTTCGTCAACACCGGCAACCTTGGCATCTTCAGCACTTTCGGTACCTTCGACGCTTTCGGCACCTTCGATGCCCGTGCCGACCAGCACATCGGGCATGATACCGCGCTCGTGGATCGACGCGCCGGAAGGTGTGTAATACCGGGAGGTCGTCAGCTTGATCGCACGTCCATCGGACAGCGGCATGACCGTCTGGACCGAACCCTTGCCGTAGGTTCGGCTTCCGACAAGACGGGCGCGGCCGTGATCCTTCAGGGCAGCGGCGACGATCTCGGATGCAGAGGCGGAGCCGCCGTTGACCAGCACGACCACGGGCGCACCCTCCAGCATGTCGCCGGGGCCGGCCAACGCTTCGAAACGAGCATCTGCAGTGCGGCCGTCGGCGCTGACGATCAGGCCCGATTCCAGGAACAGGTCGGATACGGACACGGCTGCCTCGAGCACGCCACCGGGATTGTCGCGCAGATCGAGTACCAGGCCGCGCAGCGCGCGGCCATTACGCTTCTTGAGCTTTGCAAGCACCTGCTCCAGATCGGGGGCGGTGGTTTCACTGAAATGCGAGATTTTCACGTACCCCAGATCCGGCTCGGGCAACTCGCTGGAGACGCTGCGCACATGAACGCTGGCGCGAGCAAGCGTGAACTCCAGCGGTTCATCCAGCGGCTG
This window contains:
- a CDS encoding S41 family peptidase, giving the protein MLLLAATLIGLGLPLGHPPQAKREIQPALSYQPSSSGGGRPSIPWRDARTFAEVLEHVRREYVEVRSDQELMEAAIRGMMADLDPYSAYLDPEQLEELRIGTSGEYSGVGIEVMLENNRVTVVAPIEDTPAARAGLKAGDTILAVDGVSVKTDDLNDAIDRMRGRIGTQVKIMVARQPLDEPLEFTLARASVHVRSVSSELPEPDLGYVKISHFSETTAPDLEQVLAKLKKRNGRALRGLVLDLRDNPGGVLEAAVSVSDLFLESGLIVSADGRTADARFEALAGPGDMLEGAPVVVLVNGGSASASEIVAAALKDHGRARLVGSRTYGKGSVQTVMPLSDGRAIKLTTSRYYTPSGASIHERGIMPDVLVGTGIEGAESVEGTESAEDAKVAGVDESVTAGTDEIAIRNAAGRSILEQGDRELQVALSMLRESRGRQSRAF
- a CDS encoding phage holin family protein — translated: MTGFFLRVAIVALGLWLAAKIFVGLNFDGPGTLLAAALLLGIVNAVIRPVAVILTLPLTLVTLGLFLIVINAGMLALVAWMLSGFQISSFWTAVGGSLIVSLTSWLASGLIGNSGRVEIISWR
- the tatC gene encoding twin-arginine translocase subunit TatC — encoded protein: MSDEDQEQLAEGTLISHLIELRQRLIRAVAAIAVAFVPCAIFSNQLFTMIALPLLEKMPQGTSMIATNVVAPFMAPLKLALFLAIFLAMPVVLYQAWAFVAPGLYRHEKRFAAPLLLSSIVLFYAGAAFAYFIVFPLMFAFLTTTVPIGVQVMTDMTNYLDFVLLLFFAFGIAFEIPIATVLLAATGLVRVEAMAKHRGYVILGIFIVAAFLTPPDAISQSFMAVPMYLLYEVGIVMSRLLLKDKLARQRSERQDAGSS
- a CDS encoding OPT family oligopeptide transporter, which encodes MQNHSVNAAPLPQLTRRAIVLSIILAMILAAANTYLGLFAGLTIATAIPAAVVSMAVLRVLGGGHILENNIVQTGASAGSSIAAGVIFTVPALVILGYWDDFKYSWVLAIAGLGGVLGVLFSVPLRRSLIVDQQLAFPEGKAAAEVLKAGEHPEQGIRVLAGAASIGALAKLIAASGLRLVPDTAAHAGFIGKAIGYLGTNLSPALLGVGYIVGLNIGIVVVAGGILSWNVAIPVYSAFFLDTDPLLAARIAGSDAEGAAGMIWSAQIRYLGVGAMLIGGIWTLIALRKSLLSGVRSGLAATRAGAMKAIAHTEQDLPMKAVLIGLLIFTLPLALLYQAIVADFTVSLPMTLIMIVTGFLFSSVSAYMAGLVGSSNNPVSGITIGTILFASLVLTFLMGRDAALGPVAAIMIGAVVCCAAAIAGDNLQDLKCGYLVGATPWRQQLMLAIGAISCALVMAPVLNLLAKAYGIGVPTASHPNPLLAPQATLMASVAKGLFGGELPWNMIWIGVGIGVVIIAIDELQKKRGSSFRVPVLAAAVGIYLPLDLTVPIFLGGLFAHWVERTTGTHRDPDAAEKVHRKGVLFSAGLITGEALMGILIAVPIVTAGRSDILALPAGLQFGEVPGLAIFAAIGYLLYRVARSGAYEALCEGR
- a CDS encoding peptide MFS transporter: MTHSTNPGTNQDVDGEAAMHAASGYAASGPQFLGHPRGLATLFFTEMWERFTYYGMRALLVLFLADTARGGFGLEDKIATAIYGLYISASYILCLPGGWIADRLIGARRAVWHGGILIAIGNALLAIGSSTPTFYGGLMVIVCGVGLLKPNVSTMVADLYPEGGGRRDAGFTIFYMGINLGAFLGPIITGLLAQHYGWRPAFAAGSILMIAGLIQYRAFQHHLGEAGLRISDAHGTHTAVATRRGWLTVGALAAGLVLVYLLVLTGVVRIDPLTLAQTAGVLLAVIAIGYFAYMFLFAGLNGVERKRMLVILFLFVGCALFWAGFEQTGASLNLFAERYVDRTIDAFDFVIPTAWFQSLNAVFILIFATPFSMLWVALAKRNLDPSAPAKFGLGLVLLGLGFLFMVAAASIVARGEQAMPYLLVLTYLLHTYGELCLSPVGLSYVTKLAPSRFVSQMMGVWFLATSVGNLSAGLLSGMFETDNLAAMPAQFMNFVYFIVGAGVLLLLLSRPVKKLMGGIK